One Armatimonadota bacterium genomic window carries:
- the guaA gene encoding glutamine-hydrolyzing GMP synthase — protein MTHQKVLVVDFGGQYTQLIVRRIREQNVYSEMVPWTTAFERISAEKPTAVILSGGPKSVLEANSPTLDFSCLEGIPTLGICYGQQLMAYRLGGTVENAGHKEYGLRTLSDQKGMAGLLDNPQVWMSHGDQVTAVPAGFTVTATTPSCPVAAMENPSRGFYAVQFHPEVTHTPDGKRILKRFLEVAGLTGDWSTENFIEEEVRKIQETVAADEKVLCAVSGGVDSSVMAALLIKALGDRAVCVFVDHGLLRKGEAEQVIETFRGHFHANLIAFNEHDRFFGALKGIKEPEAKRKTIGEQFVRVFEDHANELSGCDWLAQGTLYPDVIESGSPTAAKIKTHHNVGGLPDWMRMKLIEPLRWLFKDEVRAVGRALGLPDDMVDREPFPGPGLGVRILGEVTPERVKMVQDADWIFRSELRSRGLNKGIWQSYAALLDVKSVGVMGDERTYEQPIVLRAVESEDAMTARAVAIPFDVLELVASRIVNEVDGVNRVFYDLTSKPPATIELE, from the coding sequence ATGACCCACCAGAAAGTCCTCGTCGTTGATTTCGGCGGACAGTACACCCAACTGATCGTTCGTCGAATCCGGGAGCAGAACGTCTACTCGGAAATGGTGCCCTGGACTACCGCCTTCGAGAGAATCTCGGCGGAAAAGCCCACGGCTGTCATCCTCAGCGGCGGACCAAAGTCGGTTCTTGAAGCCAACTCGCCGACCCTCGATTTTTCTTGTCTGGAAGGCATCCCCACCCTCGGCATCTGCTACGGCCAGCAGTTGATGGCGTATCGACTGGGCGGCACGGTCGAGAACGCCGGGCATAAGGAGTATGGTTTGCGGACACTGTCCGACCAGAAGGGCATGGCGGGCTTGCTAGACAACCCTCAGGTTTGGATGTCGCACGGCGACCAAGTGACGGCGGTTCCGGCCGGTTTTACGGTGACGGCGACGACGCCAAGCTGTCCAGTGGCGGCGATGGAAAACCCCTCGCGGGGATTCTATGCGGTGCAGTTCCACCCCGAGGTGACGCATACGCCGGACGGCAAGCGAATTCTGAAGCGGTTCTTGGAAGTGGCGGGGCTGACCGGCGATTGGAGCACAGAGAACTTCATTGAGGAAGAGGTCAGGAAGATTCAGGAGACGGTGGCGGCCGATGAGAAGGTGCTGTGCGCCGTATCGGGTGGTGTGGATTCCTCGGTCATGGCTGCGCTGCTCATCAAGGCGCTAGGCGACCGCGCGGTGTGCGTGTTTGTGGACCACGGCCTCCTGCGAAAGGGCGAGGCAGAGCAGGTCATCGAGACGTTCCGGGGCCATTTCCATGCCAACCTCATCGCCTTCAACGAGCATGACCGATTCTTCGGGGCGTTGAAAGGGATCAAAGAGCCGGAGGCCAAGCGCAAGACCATCGGCGAGCAGTTCGTGCGGGTCTTCGAGGACCACGCCAATGAGCTTTCGGGTTGCGACTGGCTAGCCCAGGGCACGCTCTATCCCGACGTGATCGAGTCGGGTTCGCCGACGGCGGCGAAGATCAAGACCCACCACAACGTCGGCGGACTGCCGGACTGGATGCGAATGAAGCTGATCGAGCCGTTGCGCTGGCTGTTCAAGGATGAAGTGCGCGCCGTTGGGCGGGCTCTGGGACTGCCGGACGACATGGTCGACCGCGAGCCGTTCCCGGGACCGGGGCTTGGGGTTCGAATTCTCGGTGAGGTCACGCCCGAGCGAGTGAAAATGGTTCAGGATGCCGACTGGATATTCCGATCTGAACTACGGTCGCGAGGCCTCAATAAGGGAATTTGGCAATCTTACGCCGCGTTGCTGGACGTCAAGAGCGTGGGCGTAATGGGCGACGAGCGAACCTACGAACAGCCAATCGTGCTTCGGGCGGTGGAAAGCGAGGACGCGATGACGGCACGGGCGGTGGCCATTCCGTTTGACGTTTTGGAACTCGTAGCCAGCCGGATTGTGAACGAAGTCGACGGCGTGAACCGCGTGTTTTACGATCTAACCAGCAAGCCTCCCGCAACGATTGAACTGGAGTAG